Proteins from a genomic interval of Clostridium sp. 'deep sea':
- a CDS encoding group II intron maturase-specific domain-containing protein → MQFRVHQKSKKKLKEKIKALLTSRKVQNIKTLYIRLKRMCQGWINYFILANMKQFLMELDQWIRRRIRMIYWRRWKRIRTKIRNLTKLGCPPQKAYEYGNTRKGAWRTAKSPILHKTITNKRLAKAGLLSLHSYYISRLGY, encoded by the coding sequence GTGCAATTTAGAGTGCACCAGAAAAGCAAGAAGAAACTCAAAGAGAAAATCAAGGCACTGTTAACAAGTCGAAAAGTACAAAACATCAAAACTTTGTATATCAGACTGAAAAGAATGTGCCAAGGTTGGATTAATTATTTCATACTTGCAAATATGAAGCAATTCTTAATGGAGCTAGACCAATGGATAAGGCGAAGAATAAGAATGATATATTGGCGGAGATGGAAAAGGATAAGGACTAAAATTCGGAACTTAACAAAACTAGGGTGTCCTCCTCAGAAAGCATACGAGTATGGAAATACTAGAAAGGGAGCATGGCGGACAGCTAAAAGTCCCATACTCCATAAAACGATAACAAATAAGAGACTAGCAAAAGCTGGTCTCTTATCACTGCATTCTTACTACATTAGTAGGCTTGGTTATTGA
- the ltrA gene encoding group II intron reverse transcriptase/maturase — protein sequence MELKSNERAVSAQGIQQEQKQNTNQLMEEVVSYPNMMKAYGHVKSNNGSHGVDGMKVSEFSEWYLRYLENLTQELLEVTYKPSPVRRVEIPKDNGKTRKLGIPTVIDRVIQQAINQVLSPIFEEKFSEYSYGFRPERSAHDALQQCKRYIEAGYTWIVDIDLASYFDTVNHNKLMHQMYLEIEDSRVLRLIRKYLLSGVVIDGKYEKTRQGVPQGGPLSPLLSNIMLDKLDKELERRGHKFVRYADDCSIYVKSRKAAERTLTNVTKFLEKELKLVVNRDKSKISRP from the coding sequence GTGGAACTTAAAAGTAATGAGAGAGCAGTTAGTGCTCAAGGGATTCAACAAGAGCAAAAGCAAAACACAAATCAACTGATGGAAGAAGTGGTATCGTATCCGAATATGATGAAAGCTTATGGTCATGTTAAAAGTAATAATGGAAGCCATGGGGTAGACGGTATGAAAGTTTCTGAGTTCTCAGAATGGTATCTCAGGTACTTAGAAAACCTCACCCAAGAGCTGCTAGAAGTGACGTACAAGCCTAGTCCAGTAAGAAGAGTGGAAATACCAAAAGACAATGGTAAGACTAGAAAACTAGGAATACCAACGGTCATAGACCGAGTAATTCAACAAGCCATTAATCAAGTGCTATCGCCAATATTTGAGGAGAAATTTTCAGAATACAGCTATGGATTTAGACCAGAGCGTAGTGCCCATGATGCACTTCAACAATGCAAACGGTATATAGAAGCAGGTTACACGTGGATAGTAGATATAGACTTAGCATCATACTTTGACACAGTCAACCATAACAAACTTATGCATCAAATGTACCTAGAGATAGAAGATAGCAGAGTTTTAAGACTCATCAGGAAATATCTTCTATCAGGAGTTGTAATAGATGGTAAATATGAAAAGACTCGACAAGGGGTTCCACAAGGAGGTCCATTATCGCCATTGCTTAGCAATATAATGCTTGACAAGTTAGATAAGGAACTAGAGAGAAGAGGGCATAAGTTCGTTAGATACGCTGATGACTGTTCAATCTATGTAAAAAGTAGAAAAGCAGCAGAGCGTACCTTAACGAATGTAACCAAATTTCTTGAAAAGGAATTAAAGCTTGTCGTCAATCGAGATAAAAGCAAAATTAGTCGACCCTGA
- a CDS encoding AraC family transcriptional regulator, translated as MTNIVHDSLKNRHSYKMGNSSITYYELMQNYRCGYKTKDRIQLIAVLWGKIEYLFGSESICQKNTEMMLLPFYSDLTVRAQKPTKMMVIEVCDELTKSVFSNIENKQPFNNAIYDPRPYVPIKYDSILYKSVQSIHSEYVENSENPYLVELNIRRLIYNLLKTEYSSYLFSIKAKHPMEQVKQYIARNVNRNIKISDLADLVGMHSSNFTNTFKRNFKMTPMNYIHEVKMKLAEQLLKENSVTEVAYELGFENVSSFISQFKKIYHITPKQYQIKNL; from the coding sequence ATGACTAATATTGTTCATGACAGTCTTAAGAATAGGCACTCTTACAAGATGGGCAATTCCTCAATAACATATTACGAGTTGATGCAGAATTACAGATGCGGCTACAAAACCAAAGATCGAATACAACTGATTGCTGTTCTGTGGGGGAAGATTGAATATTTGTTTGGCAGTGAAAGCATATGCCAGAAGAATACGGAGATGATGTTGCTGCCTTTCTATTCTGATTTAACAGTGCGTGCGCAGAAGCCCACCAAAATGATGGTTATTGAAGTATGCGATGAATTGACTAAGTCGGTTTTCAGCAATATTGAGAATAAGCAGCCGTTTAATAATGCCATATACGATCCTAGGCCATATGTTCCCATTAAGTATGACAGCATACTCTACAAGAGCGTGCAAAGTATCCACAGTGAATATGTCGAGAATTCTGAGAATCCGTATTTAGTGGAGCTTAACATACGTAGGCTGATTTACAATCTGCTGAAAACCGAGTATTCAAGCTATTTATTTTCTATTAAAGCCAAACATCCAATGGAGCAGGTAAAGCAGTATATAGCTAGGAATGTAAATCGTAATATCAAAATCAGTGATTTAGCCGATTTGGTAGGCATGCACAGCTCAAATTTTACCAACACGTTTAAACGCAACTTTAAAATGACACCTATGAACTATATTCATGAAGTGAAAATGAAATTAGCTGAACAGTTGCTAAAAGAGAATTCGGTAACAGAGGTGGCTTATGAACTGGGATTTGAAAATGTCTCGTCGTTTATAAGCCAGTTCAAAAAAATCTACCATATTACGCCAAAACAATATCAGATAAAGAATTTATAA
- a CDS encoding (2Fe-2S) ferredoxin domain-containing protein — protein sequence MTIEICIGSSCHIKGAYDVVETLKRLIKEHSLESKIELKACFCMGHCGDGVSLRIDNKDLVWIKPDNCEQFFQSLLEKLS from the coding sequence ATGACTATCGAGATTTGTATCGGGAGCTCATGTCATATTAAAGGAGCCTACGATGTTGTGGAAACCCTAAAGCGATTAATAAAAGAACACAGCCTTGAATCTAAGATTGAATTAAAGGCTTGTTTCTGCATGGGTCACTGTGGCGACGGAGTCAGTTTGCGAATTGACAATAAAGATTTAGTATGGATTAAACCCGATAACTGCGAACAGTTTTTCCAATCTCTCTTGGAAAAATTAAGCTA